A stretch of the Phaeodactylum tricornutum CCAP 1055/1 chromosome 15, whole genome shotgun sequence genome encodes the following:
- the Atp1 gene encoding synthase of mitochondrial ATP synthase (Alternative splicing variant 1), whose product MVLRTALVSAGKRMAMAAASQAARRSALQATASRGMASQTLELSTYLESKIGALAGAEDSGKKYAETGSVISVGDGIARVYGLSNVQAGEMVVFSAGLRGMALNLEEDNVGVVIFGDDRDILEGDTVKRTGAIVDVPVGNELLGRVVDGIGQPIDGGASLEKCKRSRAEVKAPGIIPRESVSEPMLTGLKAVDALIPIGRGQRELIIGDRQTGKTAIAIDTIINQKTKAEPLACIYVGVGQKRSTIAQLVGQLDERGAMDNCIIVAATASDAAPLQFLAPYTGAAMGEFFRDNGKHAVIFYDDLSKQAVAYRQMSLLLRRPPGREAYPGDVFYLHSRLLERAAKMHRNNGGGSLTALPVIETQAGDVSAYIPTNVISITDGQIFLESELFYQGQRPAISVGLSVSRVGSAAQYKATKAVAGTMKLELAQYREVAAFAKFGSDLDPATQQQLNRGVRLYELLKQGQYQPYEPEEVVAALFIGVKGYCDRIDVEHVQGFEVAFLAHVKGVHSKVLADIVSAGYVLTEDAEKKMHEIAEAFTSGYSP is encoded by the coding sequence GCGGCTCGCCGAAGTGCCCTCCAGGCCACTGCCTCCCGTGGTATGGCTAGCCAGACCCTTGAGCTCTCGACCTACCTCGAGAGTAAGATTGGTGCCCTGGCTGGCGCGGAAGACTCGGGAAAGAAGTACGCCGAAACTGGATCCGTCATTTCCGTAGGAGATGGTATCGCTCGTGTGTACGGCCTCTCCAATGTCCAGGCCGGAGAGATGGTTGTCTTTTCCGCGGGTCTCCGTGGAATGGCTCTCaacttggaagaagacaatgTCGGGGTCGTTATCTTTGGTGACGATCGGGACATTCTCGAAGGTGATACCGTCAAGCGAACAGGTGCTATTGTCGACGTTCCCGTTGGTAACGAACTTCTTGGACGCGTGGTGGATGGTATTGGACAGCCCATTGATGGTGGTGCTAGTCTCGAAAAGTGCAAGCGCTCTCGTGCCGAAGTCAAAGCCCCCGGTATCATCCCCAGAGAGTCCGTGTCCGAACCCATGCTTACCGGTCTCAAGGCCGTCGATGCCTTGATCCCTATTGGACGTGGACAGCGTGAACTGATCATTGGAGATCGCCAAACTGGAAAGACAGCCATTGCTATTGATACCATTATTAATCAGAAGACCAAAGCCGAGCCGCTGGCGTGCATTTACGTTGGTGTCGGGCAGAAGCGATCCACTATTGCTCAGCTCGTCGGACAGCTCGACGAGCGTGGAGCCATGGACAACTGTATCATTGTCGCTGCCACCGCTTCCGATGCCGCTCCTTTGCAGTTTTTGGCGCCTTACACGGGTGCTGCCATGGGTGAATTCTTCCGCGATAATGGCAAACACGCCGTGATTTTCTACGATGATCTTTCCAAGCAAGCTGTCGCCTACCGTCAAATGTCTCTCTTACTCCGTCGTCCCCCCGGTCGCGAAGCCTACCCTGGTGATGTTTTCTACCTCCATTCTCGTCTCCTCGAACGTGCCGCCAAGATGCACCGCAACAATGGTGGAGGTTCATTGACCGCCCTTCCCGTTATTGAGACTCAGGCTGGAGACGTGTCCGCCTATATTCCGACTAACGTGATTTCCATTACGGATGGTCAGATTTTCTTGGAGTCCGAACTGTTCTACCAAGGTCAGCGCCCCGCCATTTCTGTCGGTCTTTCCGTGTCACGTGTCGGTTCCGCCGCACAGTACAAGGCCACAAAGGCGGTTGCCGGTACCATGAAACTGGAACTCGCTCAGTATCGTGAGGTTGCGGCGTTTGCCAAGTTCGGTTCCGATTTGGACCCCGCCACTCAACAGCAGCTCAACCGCGGAGTCCGTTTGTACGAACTCCTCAAGCAAGGACAATACCAGCCCTACGAACCGGAGGAAGTTGTGGCCGCCCTGTTCATTGGTGTTAAAGGATACTGCGATCGCATTGACGTTGAACACGTCCAGGGATTTGAAGTTGCCTTCCTCGCGCATGTCAAGGGTGTCCACTCCAAGGTTTTGGCGGACATTGTGTCTGCCGGATACGTGCTCACCGAAGATGCCGAGAAGAAGATGCACGAAATTGCCGAGGCCTTTACCAGTGGATACTCTCCTTAA
- the Atp1 gene encoding predicted protein (Homologous to the atpA gene in the chloroplast genome of C. reinhardtii~Alternative splicing variant 2), with protein MASQTLELSTYLESKIGALAGAEDSGKKYAETGSVISVGDGIARVYGLSNVQAGEMVVFSAGLRGMALNLEEDNVGVVIFGDDRDILEGDTVKRTGAIVDVPVGNELLGRVVDGIGQPIDGGASLEKCKRSRAEVKAPGIIPRESVSEPMLTGLKAVDALIPIGRGQRELIIGDRQTGKTAIAIDTIINQKTKAEPLACIYVGVGQKRSTIAQLVGQLDERGAMDNCIIVAATASDAAPLQFLAPYTGAAMGEFFRDNGKHAVIFYDDLSKQAVAYRQMSLLLRRPPGREAYPGDVFYLHSRLLERAAKMHRNNGGGSLTALPVIETQAGDVSAYIPTNVISITDGQIFLESELFYQGQRPAISVGLSVSRVGSAAQYKATKAVAGTMKLELAQYREVAAFAKFGSDLDPATQQQLNRGVRLYELLKQGQYQPYEPEEVVAALFIGVKGYCDRIDVEHVQGFEVAFLAHVKGVHSKVLADIVSAGYVLTEDAEKKMHEIAEAFTSGYSP; from the coding sequence ATGGCTAGCCAGACCCTTGAGCTCTCGACCTACCTCGAGAGTAAGATTGGTGCCCTGGCTGGCGCGGAAGACTCGGGAAAGAAGTACGCCGAAACTGGATCCGTCATTTCCGTAGGAGATGGTATCGCTCGTGTGTACGGCCTCTCCAATGTCCAGGCCGGAGAGATGGTTGTCTTTTCCGCGGGTCTCCGTGGAATGGCTCTCaacttggaagaagacaatgTCGGGGTCGTTATCTTTGGTGACGATCGGGACATTCTCGAAGGTGATACCGTCAAGCGAACAGGTGCTATTGTCGACGTTCCCGTTGGTAACGAACTTCTTGGACGCGTGGTGGATGGTATTGGACAGCCCATTGATGGTGGTGCTAGTCTCGAAAAGTGCAAGCGCTCTCGTGCCGAAGTCAAAGCCCCCGGTATCATCCCCAGAGAGTCCGTGTCCGAACCCATGCTTACCGGTCTCAAGGCCGTCGATGCCTTGATCCCTATTGGACGTGGACAGCGTGAACTGATCATTGGAGATCGCCAAACTGGAAAGACAGCCATTGCTATTGATACCATTATTAATCAGAAGACCAAAGCCGAGCCGCTGGCGTGCATTTACGTTGGTGTCGGGCAGAAGCGATCCACTATTGCTCAGCTCGTCGGACAGCTCGACGAGCGTGGAGCCATGGACAACTGTATCATTGTCGCTGCCACCGCTTCCGATGCCGCTCCTTTGCAGTTTTTGGCGCCTTACACGGGTGCTGCCATGGGTGAATTCTTCCGCGATAATGGCAAACACGCCGTGATTTTCTACGATGATCTTTCCAAGCAAGCTGTCGCCTACCGTCAAATGTCTCTCTTACTCCGTCGTCCCCCCGGTCGCGAAGCCTACCCTGGTGATGTTTTCTACCTCCATTCTCGTCTCCTCGAACGTGCCGCCAAGATGCACCGCAACAATGGTGGAGGTTCATTGACCGCCCTTCCCGTTATTGAGACTCAGGCTGGAGACGTGTCCGCCTATATTCCGACTAACGTGATTTCCATTACGGATGGTCAGATTTTCTTGGAGTCCGAACTGTTCTACCAAGGTCAGCGCCCCGCCATTTCTGTCGGTCTTTCCGTGTCACGTGTCGGTTCCGCCGCACAGTACAAGGCCACAAAGGCGGTTGCCGGTACCATGAAACTGGAACTCGCTCAGTATCGTGAGGTTGCGGCGTTTGCCAAGTTCGGTTCCGATTTGGACCCCGCCACTCAACAGCAGCTCAACCGCGGAGTCCGTTTGTACGAACTCCTCAAGCAAGGACAATACCAGCCCTACGAACCGGAGGAAGTTGTGGCCGCCCTGTTCATTGGTGTTAAAGGATACTGCGATCGCATTGACGTTGAACACGTCCAGGGATTTGAAGTTGCCTTCCTCGCGCATGTCAAGGGTGTCCACTCCAAGGTTTTGGCGGACATTGTGTCTGCCGGATACGTGCTCACCGAAGATGCCGAGAAGAAGATGCACGAAATTGCCGAGGCCTTTACCAGTGGATACTCTCCTTAA